The following nucleotide sequence is from Pseudomonas sessilinigenes.
AACTATGCTTGGTTCCTGAGTCATGCCTGATGTGCCTTTGGAGAGAACTGGAATGCCGAGCACGCCATTGCCCGCACAACGCCGTCTCCCCCTCCATATTCATATCAGTGCGATGTTCACCCTGTTGCTGCTCCTGACTGGAGTGGTGCTGGGCATCTACAACTATCAGGCCACCACAAGCATCATTCTCGGCAGCAGCGAAAAACTGTTCCAACGCATAGAACAGGACGTACGCAGCGACCTGAAATCCACCTACGAACCCATCCGCCATGTGCTGAGCCTGTTGGCGACCAGGTCGGCGACCCAGGCACCGAACCTGGAGCAGCGGCTGGAGTTGCTCCAGCCATTCAGCCAGTCCCTGTTGGACAATTCCGACCTGGCATCGCTGTACCTGGGGTACGCCAACGGTGACTTCTTCATGGTGCGGCCGTTGCGCAACAGCGAGATCAAGGACAAGCGCCAGGCTCCCGCCAACAGTGCCTATGAGGTATGGAGCATCGAGCGCAACGCCAGTACTGGCCAGGTCAAGTCGCAATCGTTGTTCTATGACGCAAACCTGGTGCTGCTCGGGCGCCTGGATCACCCCGACGAGCGCTACGATCCCCGGACCCGGGACTGGTTCGCTAATGCCCGAGGCAATGCCGACCAGATCACCACCCGGCCGTATGTCTTCTATTCCACGCTGAATGTCGGCACCACCCTGGCCCGCAGCAGCGGCAAGATGGCAGTGATCGCCGCCGACCTGACCCTGGAGCAACTGTCTTCGACCCTGGCCAAGCACCGCGTCACCGCCACCACCGAAGTGGCCTTGCTGGACGACCTGGGCAACGTCGTGGCCTATCCCGAGAGCCACAGATTGCTGGTGGAACAGCGCTCCGCCCGCCTGATCAAGGCCAGTGACCTGAACCCGGTGCTCAACGCCCTGTTTCAAGGCCAGACCGTGGACGGCCATCTGCAAGTCCAGGGTCGCAACTGGATAGTTGCCAGCAGCCATATCGCCGAAGGCGGACCCGGCGGCCTGCAACTGAACCTGCTGGTACCCGAGGACGAGTTGCTGGCCGATGCCTACCGCTTGCGCTGGCAAGGTGCGCTGATCACCCTGACGACCCTGTTGCTGTGCCTGCCCCTGGGCTGGCTGATATCACGCATCCTGGTCCGTCCGTTGCGTAACCTGGTGCAGGAAGCCGATGCTATCCGCAGCTTCGACTTCCACTACCCGGCATCACGCCGCTCTCCGGTCCTGGAAGTGGATCAACTGAGCGTGTCCATGACCCGAATGAAGAGCACCCTGGCCAGCTTCTTCGAGATCAACGCCAGCCTGTCCTCGCAAACCCGTTTCGATCCCCTGCTGCAACGAGTGCTGTTCGAGACGGTGAAGATCGCCCAGGCCCAGGCCGGGCTGATCTATCTCTGTGAAAGCAAGGGCACGCGCCTGGAACCCCATGGCCTGATCATCGACGGGCAACCCCAGGACCTCTCGCCCTTCGATATCGCCACCCAGGACCTGGCCGACCCGCATAACCCAGCCTGGCTGCAACAACTGGCGAACAACGACAACGTGGTCACCACCCTGGGCTTCGAGCAGGCCGGCAACCTGCAACGTATCCTGCTGGCCCTGGACAGCCCCAGCGCCCACCTGGTGGGCGTGCGCTTGCGCAACCGGCACAACGAGACGGTGGGCATGCTACTGCTGTTCCTGGTAGACAGCGGCAGCGAGGCCGACATGGACAAGCTCGGCCCGGACCGCATCGCCTTCATCCAGGCGGTATCAGCCACCGCCGCACTGTGTATCGAAAGCCAGCGCCTGCAGAACAAACAGAAGCAACTGCTGGACGCCTTCATCCAGTTGCTGGCCGGTGCCATCGACGCCAAGAGCCCCTATACCGGCGGCCATTGCCAGCGGGTGCCGGCGCTGATGCTGATGCTGGCCGAAGCTGCCGCTGCCAGCCAGGAGCCCGGATTCGCCGCCTACCAGCCCAGCGAGGACGACTGGGAGGCCTTGCATGTCGCGTCCTGGCTACACGACTGCGGCAAGGTAACCACCCCCGAGTACGTGGTGGACAAAGCCACCAAGCTGGAAACCCTGAACGATCGTATCCATGAGATTCGCACCCGCTTCGAGGTGCTCAAGCGCGATGTCTGGATCGACTACTGGAAGGCACTGGCCCAGGGTGCCGATGAGGTGCCCCAGGCCAGCGAACGCGATGCACGCCTGCAACAACTGGACGAGGAATTCGCCTTCGTCGCCCGCTGCAACCTCGGTGCCGAGTTCATGGCCGAGGCCGACCAGCAGCGACTGCAACGCATCGCCCAACGGACCTGGAGCCGGACCCTGGACAACCGCCTGGGCGTGTCCTGGGCAGAAAGCCAGCGCCTGGAGCGCACGCCCGCCCCCGAACTGCCAGTGGATGAACCGCTGCTGGCCGACCGCCCCGACCACCTGCTGGAACGTGACAGCACGGAGATCCTCGCGGCGGACAATCCCTGGGGCTTCAAGCTGCAGATGCCGCTCCACAAGTACAACCGTGGCGAGCTGTACAACCTGAGCATTCCCCGGGGCACCCTCACCGCCGAGGAGCGCTATGTGATCAATCACCACATCGTGCAAACCATCATCATGCTCGAGCACCTGCCCTTCCCGAGCCACCTGCAGAACGTGGCGGAAATCGCCGGTGGCCATCACGAGAAAATGGACGGCAGCGGTTATCCGCGACAGCTCAAGCGCGAGCAGATGAGCCTGCCGGCCCGCATGATGGCCATCGCCGACATCTTCGAAGCCCTGACCGCCGCAGACCGACCCTACAAGAAGGGCAAGACCCTGAGCGAAGCGCTGGGCATCATGGCCATGATGTGCCGCGATGCCCATATCGATCCGCAACTGTTCCAGCTGTTCATCCAGCAGCGGATCTACCAGCAGTACGCCGAGCGCTTCCTGACGCCGCAGCAGATCGACCCGGTGGACCAGGCGGCCTTGCTGAGCAAGGCCGGACTAGGCCACTGAAGGCTCAGCAGTCGCTGGCGTCCAGGAAGATCTGCGCCAGGCGCTCGATGCCTGCCTGGTCTTCTGCCCCAAAGCGCGCCAGCTTCGGGCTGTCCAGGTCGAGCACACCGATCAGTCGGCCCTCCTTGACCAGCGGTACCACCAGTTCACTGTTGGACGCGCTGTCACAAGCGATATGCCCGGCAAACGCGTGCACATCTTCCACTCGCTGGGTTTGCAAGGTGGCCGCCGCGGTACCACACACACCGCGCCCGAAAGGAATGCGCACACAGGCGATCTGGCCCTGGAACGGGCCCAGTACCAGCTCCTGGTTGCGATTGAGGTAGAACCCGGCCCAGTTCAAGTCCTCGAGCTGGCTGAACAGGAATGCCGAGAATTGCGCCGCGTTGGCGATAAAGTCGCGCTCATCGGCCAGCAGCGCTTGCAACTGGGCACACAGCAACCCATAGCCGTCCAGGCCCTGTCCGGTCCCTTGTAAATCGATCATGCGTTTTGCTCCAACAACTGCAAGCCCACCCAGTAGCGGGCAAATTGATAGGCACAGCGGCCATTGCGGTTACCACGGCCGGTGGCCCAGCGCACCGCGAGAATGTCCAGCGCCTCGTCGCGCTGCCACTTCAGGCCGGCCTTGCCTGCCAGCTCGCCGATCCAGTGCTCGACCACATTGAGGAAGTGCTCCTGGGTAAAGGGGTAGAACGACAACCACAGGCCGAAGCGGTCCGACAGGGCGATCTTGTCTTCCACCGCTTCGCTGGGGTGCAGTTCGCCATCGACGCGCTTCCAGTTCTCGTTATCGCTCTCCTTTTCCGGTACAAGGTGCCGGCGGTTCGAGGTGGCGTAGAGCAGGACGTTCTCCGGGGCCTGCTCCAGGGAGCCGTCGAGCACGCTCTTGAGCACCCGATAGTCGCCCTCGCCCGACTCGAAGGACAGGTCGTCGCAAAACAGCACGAAACGCTGGGGCAGCTTGACCAGTTGCTCCACCACTCGCGGCAGGTCCGCCAGGTGGTCGCGCTCGATCTCGATCAGGCGCAGGCCGCTCCTGGCGTGCTCGGCCAGCAGCGCCCGCACCAGGGAGGACTTGCCAGTGCCACGCGAGCCCCAGAGCAGGGCATGGTTGGCCGGCAGGCCGTCGAGGAACTGCTGGGTATTGCGCGCCAGCTGTTCACGCTGCTTGTCGACCCCGATCAGGTCGCTCAGGCGCATGTCCAGGCTGACCTCCAGTGGCAGCAGGAAACCGCTGCGGCCTTCGCGTTGCCAGCGAGCAGCCAGGCACTGGCTCCAGTCGATAGACTGGCGCGGGGTTGGCAACAGGGGTTCGATCCGGGCCAGAACCGCATCGGCGCGTTCAAGAAATGCAATCAATCGAGCATCCACGACTTTTCCTCAGGCACGTTCAAGGTAATGATGCGGCACACAGACGAAACGCAGTCCTGATCGAGGGGTCTATCGCCTTATCAGCTGCTGCCAGGCCAAGCCGGCAACCCAAGATGATCAGCTATGCTTGCGCAGCGAAGGGAAACGAAAGTGGTTCAACTCCCCATGGATATCAATTTCACCAACCGCCTGTCCTATAAACAGGCTCGGCTCACCGTGGTGGTGGGTTTCATTCTGGGGACCGCGCTCAGTCTGCTGCAAATCGGCATCGATTATGCCAGCGAAGACGCCTCCATCAATCGTGAAATCCATGCGTTACTGGAAATCAGTCACAATCCGGCCTCACGGATCGCCTACAACATCGATTCCGAACTGGCCCAGGAATTGACCCTGGGCCTGCTGCGCTCCCCGGCAATCATCCGTGCGCAGTTGATCGACAACAACAATACCTTGCTGGCCAATGTCGAGCGCCCACCGCTGCAAAGCCGCTACCGGGCCATCAGCGACTTCCTGTTCGGCGCCGACCGCCAGTTCGAGGATCGCCTGTACCTCAGCCACCTGCCGGAGGAGTCCCTGGGCTCCCTGCACCTGGATGTCGACACCTACGCTTTCGGCAGCCGCTTCCTGCGCCGCGCCGAAGTCACCCTGATCAACGGGTTTGCCCGCAGCCTGATCCTCACCGGGATTCTCCTGGGGTTGTTCTACGTGATGCTGACCAAGCCCTTGGTCGGTGTGATCCGCGAGCTCAGCAGCCGCGACCCGCGCAGTGCCCAGCAGGCCAAGCTGGAGTTTCCTCCTGGCCATGAAAACGACGAGGTCGGGGTGCTGGTCAAGGTCGCCAACCAGCAGTTCGAGATCATGACCACCGAAATCCAGCAGCGGCGCAATGCCGAAAATCGCCTGACCGAGTACCTCGGGCAGCTGGAGAACATCGTTTCGGCCCGTACCACCGAACTCAAGGCCAGCAATGCTCGCCTCAGCCAGTCCAACGAAGAACTGGAAGCGGCGCGACGCACAGCACTGGACATGGCCCAGGCACGTGCTGCGTTCCTGGCCACCATGAGCCACGAGATCCGCACCCCACTCAACGGCCTGCTGGGCATGATCGCCTTGTCCCTGGACAGCCCGCTGAACCCGGAGCAACGCCAGCAACTGTCCATTGCCCACGACTCCGGCAAGGTCCTGGTGGAGTTGCTCAACGATATCCTCGATATGTCCAAGTTCGACGCCGGGCAACTGGAGCTCGAGCACATTCCCTTCGATCTCGGGGTCCTGGTGGAGGACACCGCCAACCTGCTGTCGCAGAACGCGGCGGCCAGCGTCGAGTTGGCTTGCCTGATTGCCCCGGACTTCCCCGCGCTGGTCCTGGGGGACCCAACGCGAGTGCGGCAGATTGTCAGCAACTTACTGTCCAATGCCCTCAAGTTCACGCGTTTCGGCCGGGTCGATGTGCGCCTGAGTACCCTGGGCGATGGAGTACGTATCGAAATCTGCGATACCGGCATCGGTATCGCCCAGGAAGCCCAGGCCAAGATCTTCCAGCCCTACACCCAGGCAGGTGCCGGCATTACCCGGCAATTTGGCGGCACCGGGCTGGGCCTGGCACTGACCTATAATCTCTGCGAGGCCATGAACGGCCGCCTGAGCATCAGCTCGGAAGTCGGCTTCGGCAGCCAGTTCTGCGCGGACCTGCCACTGCCATGCCACACCCCGGCGACACCGCTGCCGATGCTGTCCGGCAAGATCATTGCCATCACCGATGCCGGCAGCGGCCTGGCGGAACTGCTGGACAGCCTGCTGCCGGCCTGGGGCCTGAGCTACCAGCGGTGCAATATCGAGGACTCCCTGGCCGGGCGGCATCCCGACCTGCTGATTACCGACTGCCCGGAATGCCTGTTCGGCCTGCGCCCGGCCATCAATGCGCCGATCCTGCTGGTGACCGCCTACGGCAGCTTCCTGCCCAGCGAGCAGGCCAGTGCCCTGGCACCGCTGCAACAACAGGCGCGGCCGCTGGCGCGCAATGCGCTGTATCAGACCTTGCGGCGCTCACTGCAGGCCGAGCCCGTCACGCTCAACGATGCACAGCTGGAAATGCCGGCGCAGATCCGCCGGGCGAACATCCTGCTGGTAGAAGACAACCCGGTGAACCAACTGGTGGCCAAGGGCATGCTGAGCAAGCTGGGGTGCTCGGTCACCGTGGCCGCCCATGGCCTGGATGCGCTCAACCAGCTGGAACACAGCGCCTTCGACCTGATCCTGATGGATTGCAACATGCCGGTCATGAACGGCTACGAGGCCAGCCGGCAGATCCGCCGCAGCGGGCGCTGGCCGGACCTGCCGATCATCGCCCTGACCGCCAACGCCATGCCCGAGGAGCGCGAGCGCTGCCGTGCTGCCGGGATGAGCGACTACCTGGCCAAGCCCTTCCGGCGTGAAGAGCTGATCGCCCTGCTGGACCTCTGGGTACCGACTACGACAAAGCTCTGATCTGTTGCAGCAAGCGATCGAGGCCATCACGCAGCTGGCCCAGGTTGTCCAGATCGACTCCGCTGTCGCACAGCAGCGCCGCCTTGAGCGGCGGGACTTGCTCGCGCAGGGCCAGTCCCGCCTCGCTCAGGCTCAGGTGCACCTCGCGCTCATCACGACCGGAACGCCGGCGTTGCACCAGTTGCAGTTGTTCCAGGCGCTTGAGCAAGGGGGTCAGGGTGCCGGAGTCCAGCGCCAGCCGCTCGCCCAGGGCCTTGACCGTCGGCAGGGGCGGAGGCTGTGCATGCCACTCCCACAACACCAGCATCACCAGGTATTGCGGGTAAGTCAGGCCGAGGCGATCGAGCATCGGCTTGTAGCCGCGCACCACGGCCCGGGATGCGGCATACAACTTGAAGCACAGTTGGCTATCGAGCTTGAGTGAGTCCACGGGCGAGTCGTTCATTTGAGCAGGGCTTCGATCTCTCGAGTCAGGTCCTGGGGCTTGGTGGTCGGAGCGAAACGCTTGACCAGCCGTCCCTCACGATCGATCAGGAACTTGGTGAAATTCCACTTGATCCCCTGGGACCCCAGGAGCCCGGGAGCCCGCTTCTTCAACTGGACGAACAATGGATGGGTACCCTCGCCATTGACCTCGATCTTCTTGAACAGCGGGAAGCTCACGCCATAGTTCAACTCACAGAACTCGGAGATCGCGCCCTCGTCGCCCGGCTCCTGCTTGCCGAACTGATTGCACGGAAAACCCAGAACCACCAGGCCCTGGTCCCGGTAGGTCTGCCACAATTCCTCCAGCCCCTTGTACTGGGGCGTGAATCCGCACTTGCTGGCGGTATTGACCACCAGCACGGCCTTGCCAGCGAAATCCGCCAGGGTTTTCTGCTCACCCTTGATGGTGGTGCAGGGAATGGTCAGCAACGCATCGGTCATGGCAGCAACTCCATTGAAGGTTGGGAACGGATAAAAATAGCGCTCAATTAGATTGTGAACAATTTAAATAACGAAAAAATAGGCCCCATGGAGCCCAATACCAGCCAGTCAAGCGAGGCGAACCCTGCAGGAGCGAAGCTTGCTCGCGATGGACTTCAGAGCGCTGCGTTTATCCAGTCAATAAGCGCTAGCGTTAACGACCATCGCGGGCAAGCCACGCTCCCACCCTTTCCTTAGTTGATCGGCATTACTCCATGGAGCCGTCCTTTCGCCTAGCGCGCTACCAGGTCCAGGCAGACGGAGTTGATGCAGTAGCGCAGGCCGGTGGGCGGCGGGCCATCCGGGAACACGTGGCCCAGGTGGGCATCGCACTTGGCACAGACCACTTCGGTGCGGATCATGCCGTGGCTCAGGTCGCGGATCTCGATCATCGCGCTATCGGCGATGGGCTCGTAGAAGCTCGGCCAACCACAACCGGAATCGAATTTGGCCCTGGAGTCGAACAGCGGCTCATTGCAACAGATGCAGTGGTACACCCCATCGGTCTTGGTGGCGTTGTACTTGCCCGAGAACGGACGTTCGGTGCCCTTGAGCCGGCAGACGTTGTACTGCTCGGGATCGAGCATGGCCCGCCATTCTTCCAGGGTTTTTTCCAGCTTTTCCATGGTCCTTCCTCTGCAACGGAAAAAGCCCGATCTGTATCTTTTCCACGGATCGGGCGGCACGTATGATTGCGCCTCGTCAGACGCCAGTCTGGCAGCCGCGCTACACCCATTCAAACGGATTCTGCCGCAGCCGGCGCGAGCTACAGCCGGTGTCACACGGCAGGATTCCCAGTACGGTAGTTCATCCTCCGCCTGGATCGTTCATTTTCGGGAACACATCGCCATGCAGGTCAGCAAATCGAACAAGCTCGCCAACGTCTGTTATGACATTCGCGGCCCAGTGCTCAAGCACGCCAAACGCCTGGAAGAGGAAGGCCATCGCATCCTCAAGCTGAACATCGGCAACCCGGCGCCCTTTGGTTTCGAGGCACCGGACGAGATTCTCCAGGATGTGATCCGCAATCTGCCGACCGCCCAGGGCTACAGCGACTCCAAGGGCCTGTTCAGCGCGCGCAAGGCTGTGATGCAGTACTACCAGCAGAAGCAGGTGGAAGGCATCGGCATCGAGGATATCTACCTGGGCAACGGCGTATCCGAGCTGATCGTAATGGCCATGCAGGCCCTGCTCAACAATGGCGACGAAGTGCTGGTCCCGGCCCCCGACTATCCACTGTGGACCGCCGCGGTGAGCCTGGCCGGTGGCAATCCGGTGCACTACCTGTGCGACGAGCAGGCCAACTGGTGGCCCGACCTCGCCGACATCAAGGCCAAGATCACCCCGAACACCAAGGCCCTAGTGATCATCAACCCGAACAACCCCACCGGCGCCGTGTACCCCAAGGAAGTGCTGCTGGGCATGCTGGAGCTGGCGCGCCAGCACAACCTGGTGGTGTTCTCCGACGAGATCTACGACAAGATCCTCTACGATGACGCCGTGCATATCTGCACCGCCTCCCTGGCCCCGGACCTGCTGTGCCTGACCTTCAACGGCTTGTCCAAGTCCTACCGCGTGGCGGGCTTCCGCTCCGGCTGGGTGGCCATCTCCGGTCCCAAGCACCACGCCCAGAGCTACATCGAAGGCATCGACATGCTGGCCAACATGCGCCTGTGCGCCAACGTGCCCAGCCAGCATGCGATCCAGACCGCCCTGGGCGGCTACCAGAGCATCAACGACCTGGTCCTGCCGCCTGGCCGCCTGCTGGAACAGCGCAACCGCACCTGGGAACTGCTCAACGACATTCCCGGGGTCAGCTGCGTCAAGCCCATGGGCGCGCTGTATGCCTTCCCACGGATCGACCCGAAAGTCTGCCCGATCCACAATGACGAGAAGTTCGTCCTCGACCTGCTGCTTTCGGAAAAGCTCCTGGTCGTCCAGGGCACAGCCTTCAACTGGCCGTGGCCGGACCACTTCCGCGTAGTCACCCTGCCTCGGGTCGACGACCTGGAGCAGGCCATTGGCCGGATCGGCAACTTCCTCAAGTCCTACCGTCAATAATTCTGATAACGCAGTGCGATCCTTCCCTGATCGCACTGCGATTAATTCAGCAACACATCTTCGCTGACCTTCTCCGCCCCCCTCTACTAAGCTTGCACTTTCCATCGCATCCACTGTCACAGGGTCTGCATTGCAACCAGGTGATGACTGCGTGCGACGGCTGGTCATGAAGCTGTCACGCCAGCGTCATCTCCTTTTCCATGCGACATAGTTTGAAATAGAAGCTGTATTGAATAGGGCGTTGTCGCGCCTTATATACCCCGCGGTACGCAACATCTTTAGCTTGAGGAGATTTCTACAACCATGATGCGAATCCTGCTGTTTTTGGCCACTAACCTTGCGGTCGTGCTGATTGCCAGCATCACCCTGAGCCTTTTCGGCTTCAACGGGTTCATGGCGGCCAACGGGGTTGATCTGAACCTCAATCAGCTGCTGATTTTCTGTGCGGTCTTCGGGTTCGCCGGTTCGCTGTTCTCGCTGTTCATCTCCAAGTGGATGGCGAAGATGAGCACCAGCACGCAGATCATCACCCAACCGCGCACCCGCCATGAACAATGGCTGCTGCAGACCGTTGAACAACTGTCCCGCGAGGCTGGCATCAAGATGCCGGAGGTCGGGATCTTTCCGGCCTACGAAGCGAATGCCTTCGCCACCGGCTGGAACAAGAACGACGCCCTGGTAGCCGTGAGCCAAGGCTTGCTGGAGCGCTTCTCGCCAGACGAAGTGAAGGCCGTGCTGGCCCATGAGATCGGCCACGTCGCCAATGGCGACATGGTCACCCTGGCATTGATCCAGGGCGTGGTGAACACCTTCGTGATGTTCTTCGCGCGGATCATCGGCAACTTCGTCGACAAGGTGATCTTCAAGAACGAAGAAGGCCAGGGAATTGCCTACTACGTGGCGACCATCGTCGCCGAACTGGTCCTGGGCATCCTGGCCAGTGCCATCGTGATGTGGTTCTCGCGCCAGCGCGAGTACCGTGCCGATGAAGCTGGTGCCCGCCTGGCCGGCACCAATGCGATGATCGGCGCCCTGCAGCGCCTTCGTTCGGAGCAAGGCCTGCCAGTGCACATGCCCGACACCCTGAATGCCTTTGGCATCAACGGTGGCATCAAGCAAGGCTTGGCTCGCATGTTCCTGAGCCACCCGCCACTGGAAGATCGCATCGACGCCCTGCGTCGCCGCGGTTGATCCGCAGTACGGCAACCAGCAAAAGGGCGACGCAAGTCGCCCTTTTGCATGGACTCAGGAACGCTCAGCGTTCACGCTGCTTCTCCAGGCGATAGACCCGCTCCACCAGGCGGGTGACGCCGCCCTGGAGAAACTTCCAGCTCTCACCCAGGATGTCCCGTTCGGTCTCCACCTGCAGTTGCCAACTGCCCTCCAGACGCTGTCGGACCTCATCATCCAGTACCGCGAATGGCGGCCCGTCCAGCTGGGCCTGATCG
It contains:
- a CDS encoding MarR family winged helix-turn-helix transcriptional regulator, which encodes MNDSPVDSLKLDSQLCFKLYAASRAVVRGYKPMLDRLGLTYPQYLVMLVLWEWHAQPPPLPTVKALGERLALDSGTLTPLLKRLEQLQLVQRRRSGRDEREVHLSLSEAGLALREQVPPLKAALLCDSGVDLDNLGQLRDGLDRLLQQIRALS
- a CDS encoding hybrid sensor histidine kinase/response regulator translates to MDINFTNRLSYKQARLTVVVGFILGTALSLLQIGIDYASEDASINREIHALLEISHNPASRIAYNIDSELAQELTLGLLRSPAIIRAQLIDNNNTLLANVERPPLQSRYRAISDFLFGADRQFEDRLYLSHLPEESLGSLHLDVDTYAFGSRFLRRAEVTLINGFARSLILTGILLGLFYVMLTKPLVGVIRELSSRDPRSAQQAKLEFPPGHENDEVGVLVKVANQQFEIMTTEIQQRRNAENRLTEYLGQLENIVSARTTELKASNARLSQSNEELEAARRTALDMAQARAAFLATMSHEIRTPLNGLLGMIALSLDSPLNPEQRQQLSIAHDSGKVLVELLNDILDMSKFDAGQLELEHIPFDLGVLVEDTANLLSQNAAASVELACLIAPDFPALVLGDPTRVRQIVSNLLSNALKFTRFGRVDVRLSTLGDGVRIEICDTGIGIAQEAQAKIFQPYTQAGAGITRQFGGTGLGLALTYNLCEAMNGRLSISSEVGFGSQFCADLPLPCHTPATPLPMLSGKIIAITDAGSGLAELLDSLLPAWGLSYQRCNIEDSLAGRHPDLLITDCPECLFGLRPAINAPILLVTAYGSFLPSEQASALAPLQQQARPLARNALYQTLRRSLQAEPVTLNDAQLEMPAQIRRANILLVEDNPVNQLVAKGMLSKLGCSVTVAAHGLDALNQLEHSAFDLILMDCNMPVMNGYEASRQIRRSGRWPDLPIIALTANAMPEERERCRAAGMSDYLAKPFRREELIALLDLWVPTTTKL
- the htpX gene encoding protease HtpX, whose protein sequence is MMRILLFLATNLAVVLIASITLSLFGFNGFMAANGVDLNLNQLLIFCAVFGFAGSLFSLFISKWMAKMSTSTQIITQPRTRHEQWLLQTVEQLSREAGIKMPEVGIFPAYEANAFATGWNKNDALVAVSQGLLERFSPDEVKAVLAHEIGHVANGDMVTLALIQGVVNTFVMFFARIIGNFVDKVIFKNEEGQGIAYYVATIVAELVLGILASAIVMWFSRQREYRADEAGARLAGTNAMIGALQRLRSEQGLPVHMPDTLNAFGINGGIKQGLARMFLSHPPLEDRIDALRRRG
- a CDS encoding ATP-binding protein, translating into MDARLIAFLERADAVLARIEPLLPTPRQSIDWSQCLAARWQREGRSGFLLPLEVSLDMRLSDLIGVDKQREQLARNTQQFLDGLPANHALLWGSRGTGKSSLVRALLAEHARSGLRLIEIERDHLADLPRVVEQLVKLPQRFVLFCDDLSFESGEGDYRVLKSVLDGSLEQAPENVLLYATSNRRHLVPEKESDNENWKRVDGELHPSEAVEDKIALSDRFGLWLSFYPFTQEHFLNVVEHWIGELAGKAGLKWQRDEALDILAVRWATGRGNRNGRCAYQFARYWVGLQLLEQNA
- a CDS encoding glutathione peroxidase — protein: MTDALLTIPCTTIKGEQKTLADFAGKAVLVVNTASKCGFTPQYKGLEELWQTYRDQGLVVLGFPCNQFGKQEPGDEGAISEFCELNYGVSFPLFKKIEVNGEGTHPLFVQLKKRAPGLLGSQGIKWNFTKFLIDREGRLVKRFAPTTKPQDLTREIEALLK
- a CDS encoding GAF domain-containing protein is translated as MIDLQGTGQGLDGYGLLCAQLQALLADERDFIANAAQFSAFLFSQLEDLNWAGFYLNRNQELVLGPFQGQIACVRIPFGRGVCGTAAATLQTQRVEDVHAFAGHIACDSASNSELVVPLVKEGRLIGVLDLDSPKLARFGAEDQAGIERLAQIFLDASDC
- a CDS encoding HD domain-containing phosphohydrolase, giving the protein MPSTPLPAQRRLPLHIHISAMFTLLLLLTGVVLGIYNYQATTSIILGSSEKLFQRIEQDVRSDLKSTYEPIRHVLSLLATRSATQAPNLEQRLELLQPFSQSLLDNSDLASLYLGYANGDFFMVRPLRNSEIKDKRQAPANSAYEVWSIERNASTGQVKSQSLFYDANLVLLGRLDHPDERYDPRTRDWFANARGNADQITTRPYVFYSTLNVGTTLARSSGKMAVIAADLTLEQLSSTLAKHRVTATTEVALLDDLGNVVAYPESHRLLVEQRSARLIKASDLNPVLNALFQGQTVDGHLQVQGRNWIVASSHIAEGGPGGLQLNLLVPEDELLADAYRLRWQGALITLTTLLLCLPLGWLISRILVRPLRNLVQEADAIRSFDFHYPASRRSPVLEVDQLSVSMTRMKSTLASFFEINASLSSQTRFDPLLQRVLFETVKIAQAQAGLIYLCESKGTRLEPHGLIIDGQPQDLSPFDIATQDLADPHNPAWLQQLANNDNVVTTLGFEQAGNLQRILLALDSPSAHLVGVRLRNRHNETVGMLLLFLVDSGSEADMDKLGPDRIAFIQAVSATAALCIESQRLQNKQKQLLDAFIQLLAGAIDAKSPYTGGHCQRVPALMLMLAEAAAASQEPGFAAYQPSEDDWEALHVASWLHDCGKVTTPEYVVDKATKLETLNDRIHEIRTRFEVLKRDVWIDYWKALAQGADEVPQASERDARLQQLDEEFAFVARCNLGAEFMAEADQQRLQRIAQRTWSRTLDNRLGVSWAESQRLERTPAPELPVDEPLLADRPDHLLERDSTEILAADNPWGFKLQMPLHKYNRGELYNLSIPRGTLTAEERYVINHHIVQTIIMLEHLPFPSHLQNVAEIAGGHHEKMDGSGYPRQLKREQMSLPARMMAIADIFEALTAADRPYKKGKTLSEALGIMAMMCRDAHIDPQLFQLFIQQRIYQQYAERFLTPQQIDPVDQAALLSKAGLGH
- the msrB gene encoding peptide-methionine (R)-S-oxide reductase MsrB — its product is MEKLEKTLEEWRAMLDPEQYNVCRLKGTERPFSGKYNATKTDGVYHCICCNEPLFDSRAKFDSGCGWPSFYEPIADSAMIEIRDLSHGMIRTEVVCAKCDAHLGHVFPDGPPPTGLRYCINSVCLDLVAR
- a CDS encoding pyridoxal phosphate-dependent aminotransferase codes for the protein MQVSKSNKLANVCYDIRGPVLKHAKRLEEEGHRILKLNIGNPAPFGFEAPDEILQDVIRNLPTAQGYSDSKGLFSARKAVMQYYQQKQVEGIGIEDIYLGNGVSELIVMAMQALLNNGDEVLVPAPDYPLWTAAVSLAGGNPVHYLCDEQANWWPDLADIKAKITPNTKALVIINPNNPTGAVYPKEVLLGMLELARQHNLVVFSDEIYDKILYDDAVHICTASLAPDLLCLTFNGLSKSYRVAGFRSGWVAISGPKHHAQSYIEGIDMLANMRLCANVPSQHAIQTALGGYQSINDLVLPPGRLLEQRNRTWELLNDIPGVSCVKPMGALYAFPRIDPKVCPIHNDEKFVLDLLLSEKLLVVQGTAFNWPWPDHFRVVTLPRVDDLEQAIGRIGNFLKSYRQ